From the Criblamydia sequanensis CRIB-18 genome, the window GAAAAGCGTAAGATCAGGCATTAAAAAATGGGTAAATACAAATTTTTTAGCCCTTTTTTGTTCTCTATCCTGCTTTCGTTTTCCCTTTTTAGCGTGGAGAATAAAGATTTTTCCCTTTTGATAAAGATGGACCGAAAGGAGGTATCGGTTTTTACCCCCTTCGAGGTAAGCCTTGCGATTTCCCATCCGGAAGGTTGGAAAGTTAATGAGAAACATTGGTTTGAAATTTTGCGTTTATTCAAGGAAATGATTCCAGATCTTAAAGTACGGGATATAGAAAAACTTAGTGAGACAAAAACTAATGTTATTTACAAAATTCAACTTGAGGCGGAGTCTCCCCATGAAATTAAGGCCTCCTTTGGGGTAATACCTTTCACAAATAGTGAAGGAAATGCAATCTTTATAGCTTCGCCTTCCTTCAAAGTAAAAGCCAAAGAATCTGATTCAGCTTTTTCTCAAGAGATTGAAGGTTTCTACCCGCTTTCTCAAAATCTTCCTCTTGAAATAGATAAAGAGATTAAGAGGTTAGGTCAGGGTCAGGATAGAATTACAGCAGATACGAAACTTTTTATCGAAAATAAAAAAGAAAAGAGAAGGTTTGTTTTCCTATCGCTTTTAACTCTTGCCCTTCTTGTCTCCTTTCTACTTATTTATGCGTTTGGGTTTTTTAGAAGTTTTAGTAAAGCCCCTCTGAAACAAGAAAGCCCGCTCTCTTTAAAAAATAAGCTCTTAAGGAAAATCCATCGCCTTAAAACGATAACCTTAGAGTCTAATGAAGACACCCGTCATTTTTACAGCGAAATGACGCAACTCTTAAGAGAAGCTGCCATTTATAAGGGGAATTTACTTGCCTTATCTCAAACTAAAGAAGAGTTTCTAAGTTCCATGAAAGACAAAGCAGATGAGAGTGAACTTAGTTTTCTCGGCCGTCTTCTAGAAAGCGGGGATCTTGTTAAATTTGCAAAAGGAGCGCTTCCCCGGGAAGAATGTTTAAATGATTTGAATATATTGGAAAAATGGATTAATAAACTGTTTTACGGGAAGAACTAAATCATAAGTGTTTTCGCCATGGCCGTTAACATCTATAAAGAGCTTGAGAAAATCGACTTTAATAAGAAAGTCGGTTCTTTGACAGATGATGGCACCCTTTTTCTTGAACATGAATGGACAATTGATGAAGCGACAAACTTTTTAAGGAATTTCCCCAAAAGATCTGAACTGCGCTGGTTTTATGTATTGGACAAGGAAAAAAAATTAAAAGGTGTCATTTCTTCTCATAATCTTCTGCTTGCAAAGTCTTCAAATAAAGTTAGAGACATCATGGATGAAAGCCCTATCTCCATAAAAGCAGAAGATTCCTTAAGCCACGCCATTCATACGATGAATGAATTAGAGCTGCTTTCCTTGCCGGTGATTGATCATACAGGCGCCTTTCTTGGAATATTCGAAATGCAAGCAACGCCTGAAATCGGTAAAAAAGAATCTCTTAAGAAGAAAAAAATGATTTATGGAGACATCTTTCAGATGATCGGTCTTTCTGTTGAAAAGGCCGATTCCAAAGGTGTATTTTCCTCCTTTTCTCATCGAATTCCTTGGCTTATTGGAAATTCTCTTGCCGGGTTTGCGTGCGCTATCATTGCGGGTCTTTATGAACATGTCCTTCAAAAGGCCATTATTTTAGCGACATTAATCCCCCTTATTCTAACGTTGAGCGAGTCGGTTTCCATGCAAGCTATGACTTTAAGCCTTGCGATCCTAAAGAAAAAAGAAATTCCTTGGAAAAATCTTTTTTTTAGAATCGGCGAGGAGTGGAAGACGACGTTTCTTCTCTCCATTGCAGCCGCTTGCTTTGTAAGCTTAGCGTCCTATTTTTTCTTAGGGTCAAGACTGCCTTATCTTGTGGTTTTCGCAACCATTATCCTCTCTATGTTTATTGCGGCAACTTTTGCCGTTTTAGCCCCGATTATCGTTCATAAATTAAAATTGGACCCGAAAATCGCCTCAGGCCCGATAGTTCTTGTTTTTGCTGACATTATGACTACTTTTGTCTACCTTTATCTTGCTAGTATCTGGCTTTTATAGATCGTCCGGATTTGACAAATCGTTCCATAAAAATTTATAATAAAACTTGGTAAAAGACGACGGTTGCAATCTGTTTTTTCACATTCTTAAGCTCCCTGAAGCTGCCCCATTTTAAAATTTCATTCTTTTTGTGGTAAATTTTATCAAAATTTGTTAAGTTAATGGGTCTTAGTTAAATAATTATTATTAATAACTACCTTCTTTCAATATCTAAAGTTTTTCGTTAAGAAGGTTCATTGAAAGGATAGCCCATGTCGTCAGAAGGGTCGATGAAACAGGCCAATGAAGAGTATAAGTACGGCTTTACGACCGAGGTGGAAACAGAACGCCTTGAGAAAGGGTTAAACGAGGGAATCATACGCGAGATCTCAAGAATTAAAGGAGAGCCCTCATTCCTACTCGACTTTAGATTAAAAGCTTATCGCCGATGGCTTGAAATGGAAGAGCCAAGTTGGGCAAACGTTAGCCATCCCCCAATCGATTATCAAGATATCTGTTATTACTCAGCTCCAAAGAAAAAAGGGCAAATTAATAGCCTGGATGAAGCGGACCCCGAAGTTTTAAAGACCTTTGAAAGGCTTGGAATCCCACTCGATGAGCAAAAACGTCTTGCGAATGTGGCGGTTGACATGATCTTTGACTCTGTTTCTATCGGCACAACTTTTAAGAAAAAGCTTGAAGATGCAGGCGTTGTTCTTTGCTCTATTTCAGAAGCGGTTAAAATCTATCCCGAACTTGTCGAAAAATATTTGGGAACTGTCGTTCCGATCGGGGATAACTTTTTTGCAGCCTTGAACTCAGCTGTTTTTAGCGATGGCTCCTTTGTCTATAT encodes:
- a CDS encoding magnesium transporter, which produces MAVNIYKELEKIDFNKKVGSLTDDGTLFLEHEWTIDEATNFLRNFPKRSELRWFYVLDKEKKLKGVISSHNLLLAKSSNKVRDIMDESPISIKAEDSLSHAIHTMNELELLSLPVIDHTGAFLGIFEMQATPEIGKKESLKKKKMIYGDIFQMIGLSVEKADSKGVFSSFSHRIPWLIGNSLAGFACAIIAGLYEHVLQKAIILATLIPLILTLSESVSMQAMTLSLAILKKKEIPWKNLFFRIGEEWKTTFLLSIAAACFVSLASYFFLGSRLPYLVVFATIILSMFIAATFAVLAPIIVHKLKLDPKIASGPIVLVFADIMTTFVYLYLASIWLL